The Hymenobacter sp. DG01 sequence CGCCGCCTCTTTGGGGCAGCCGTCTTTACAGTAGTACTGCAAGAATATCTATTTCACTACTACCTGCACACCTATCTCCTGCCCTGCTGCTAGCTTCGGGATGAGGGCATGGTAGGTAATGTTGGGGGCTTCGGTAGTCATGCTGGGGCTGATGGTTACGTTGAGTAGCAGTTTGCTGGTGTAGCAGTCCTGCTGCAGGGTATAGTTGATTCCGCCTACCCCAGTGGCTAGCCCTTTCTTACCAATCACCAAATCATAGGTAACAAAGTCGATTTGTGGGCGGCAGCTGCCGCTTACTTGCTGCTCAAACTCTTGCTGGGAGCGAATGACAGTGTAGGTTTCCGACAGGTTGACATTCATCTGGCGGACAGTGTTCTCGCAGCCGTACTCCGTTTCTAAGCTTTTCACGACGGCAGGGATGTTCAGGCAAGGTTCCGGTTCAGTGCCACACACCGTAGCGCAGCCACTTACCAACATAGCAGTGCCAGCAAATAGAGTAAAGAATGTTTTCATAGTGAGTGGCCAACTATAAGTTCTTTCCTCCTCTGATTCAGCTTTCAATGAGAAGGTTGCAACTCGCCTGGCAAACACACGAAAAAGGCCGCCCCAGAATCTGGGGCGGCCTTTTTTAGAAAGCTAATGCTTGAATTATTTCTGCGACATCATGCTGCCACCGGCTTCCTTCAGGCGAATCAGGTTCAGGGCCGAGCCGGCTTTGAACCATTCGATCTGACCTTCATTGTAGGTGTGGTTTACCGTGATGAGATCAGTGTCGCCGTCGGCGTGGTGCAGACGAACCTGCAGGGGCTTGCCGGGGGCAAACTCCGTCAGGCCGAGGATGTCGATGGTGTCGTCTTCCTCGATCAGGTCGTAGTCGGCCTTGTTGGCGAAGGTCAGGGCCAGCATGCCCTGCTTCTTCAGGTTGGTTTCGTGGATACGGGCAAACGACTTTACCAGTACAGCGCGCACGCCCAGGTGGCGGGGCTCCATGGCCGCGTGCTCCCGCGACGAACCTTCACCGTAGTTCTCGTCGCCTACTACCACCGAGCCAACGCCCAGGGCTTTGTAGTTACGGGCTACCTGCGGCACGGCCGAGTACGGCGTACCCTGGGTCAGGGCATCCTTCACCGAGTTAGCTTCGCCATTGAAGGCGTTGATAGCCCCGATGAGCATGTTGTTGGAGATGTTGTCCAGGTGGCCGCGGTATTTCAACCACGGGCCGGCCATCGAAATGTGGTCGGTGGTGCACTTGCCCTGGGCTTTGATGAGCAGACGCAGACCCATCAGGTCTACCCCTTCCCACGGCTTGAAGCCTTCCAGCAGCTCCAGACGGTCGGAGTTCGGATCAACGATTACCTGTACGCCCGTGCCATCGGCGGCGGGAGCCTGGTAGCCGGCATCCTCTACGTCGAAGCCGCGGGGGGGCAGCTCGATACCCTGGGGCTCATCAAACTTCACCTGCTGGCCGTCTTTGGTGGTCAGCGTGTCGGTGAGGGGGTTGAAGGTCAGGTCGCCGGCAATAGCGAAGGCCGTTACGATTTCGGGCGAAGCCACGAAAGCGTGGGTGTTCGGGTTGCCGTCGTTACGCTTGGCGAAGTTGCGGTTGAACGAAGTGATGATGGAGTTCGGCCGCTTCATGTCGTCCATGTGGCGGGCCCACTGCCCGATGCACGGACCGCAGGCATTGGCCAGTACTACCCCACCCATCTGGGCGAAGGTGTCCAGCAGACCGTCGCGCTCCACAGTGTAGCGCACCAGCTCCGAGCCGGGCGTTACGGTGTAGTCAGCTTGTACCGTCAGGCCTTTGTCGGCGGCTTGCTTAGCTACCGAAGCAGCACGGGTGATGTCTTCGTACGAGGAGTTGGTGCACGAGCCAATCAAGCCAACTTCCAGCTTGGCAGGCCAGTTGTGCTCCCGAACGGCCGCAGCGAACTGCGAAATCGGCCAGGCAGCGTCCGGTGTGAACGGGCCGTTTACGTGGGGCTCCAGCTCCGAAAGGTTTATTTCAATCAGCTGATCGTAGTAAGCCTCGGGGTTAGCCAGAACTTCGTCGTCGGCGCGCAGGTGAGCGGCTACACCGGAAGCCATAGAGGCAATTTCAGCGCGGCCGGTGCCCTGCAGGTAGGCAGCCATTTTCTCGTCGTAGGCGAATACCGAGGTAGTAGCCCCGATTTCAGCGCCCATGTTGCAGATGGTAGCCTTGCCCGTGCACGAGAGGTTTTCAGCACCTTCGCCGAAGTACTCTACGATAGCACCGGTACCGCCTTTCACGGTCAGGATGCCAGCCACCTTCAGGATTACGTCTTTGGGAGCCGTCCAGCCAG is a genomic window containing:
- a CDS encoding aconitate hydratase, whose translation is MAFDLEMIKAVYDGMGSRIEAARTAVGRPLTLTEKILYAHLYGGSVSQAYERGVSYVDFAPDRVAMQDATAQMALLQFMQAGKAQVAVPSTVHCDHLIQAERGADQDLAVANSENKEVYDFLASVSNKYGIGFWKPGAGIIHQVVLENYAFPGGMMIGTDSHTPNAGGLGMVAIGVGGADAVDVMSGMAWELKFPKVIGVKLTGKLSGWTAPKDVILKVAGILTVKGGTGAIVEYFGEGAENLSCTGKATICNMGAEIGATTSVFAYDEKMAAYLQGTGRAEIASMASGVAAHLRADDEVLANPEAYYDQLIEINLSELEPHVNGPFTPDAAWPISQFAAAVREHNWPAKLEVGLIGSCTNSSYEDITRAASVAKQAADKGLTVQADYTVTPGSELVRYTVERDGLLDTFAQMGGVVLANACGPCIGQWARHMDDMKRPNSIITSFNRNFAKRNDGNPNTHAFVASPEIVTAFAIAGDLTFNPLTDTLTTKDGQQVKFDEPQGIELPPRGFDVEDAGYQAPAADGTGVQVIVDPNSDRLELLEGFKPWEGVDLMGLRLLIKAQGKCTTDHISMAGPWLKYRGHLDNISNNMLIGAINAFNGEANSVKDALTQGTPYSAVPQVARNYKALGVGSVVVGDENYGEGSSREHAAMEPRHLGVRAVLVKSFARIHETNLKKQGMLALTFANKADYDLIEEDDTIDILGLTEFAPGKPLQVRLHHADGDTDLITVNHTYNEGQIEWFKAGSALNLIRLKEAGGSMMSQK